From a region of the Pirellulales bacterium genome:
- a CDS encoding S8 family peptidase — translation MPHLPPFRIESTFTTLAETIDWGLLAYHIPDHWKQTRGSGVKVAVLDTGIDEAHPDLVEALDDARDFTRSRFGPIDRHGHGTHTAGTIGARQNTVGVVGVAPDCRLLVGKVLGDSGAGPTSAVAAGIDWACDAGANILSLSLGSAQPERELLAVVERAASKGKFIIAAAGNDGRDNSVNYPARWRDTIAVAAVNRDGQVTRFSSRGPEVDIAAPGEDILSTWLHGGYAKLSGTSMATPFVSGVVALAVSLHRNLQRPETPLRNVADLREQLRRTATDAGATGQDPSYGWGLINPDALLQAEEATAPPAPPADAPEISVPGVWIWIPGGKVRS, via the coding sequence ATGCCACACCTCCCACCGTTTCGTATTGAATCTACCTTCACCACGCTGGCCGAAACCATCGACTGGGGGCTGCTTGCCTACCACATTCCCGATCACTGGAAGCAAACTCGCGGCAGCGGGGTGAAGGTCGCCGTGCTCGACACCGGCATCGACGAAGCCCATCCTGATCTCGTCGAAGCTCTGGACGATGCCCGCGATTTTACTCGTAGCCGCTTCGGCCCGATCGATCGCCACGGCCACGGCACGCATACCGCCGGCACGATTGGCGCGCGTCAGAATACTGTCGGCGTGGTCGGCGTTGCTCCCGATTGTCGCCTGCTCGTGGGCAAAGTGCTGGGCGATTCTGGCGCAGGGCCGACGTCGGCCGTTGCCGCCGGCATCGACTGGGCTTGCGACGCAGGGGCCAACATCCTCAGTCTGTCGCTCGGCTCGGCGCAGCCCGAACGCGAACTGCTGGCGGTCGTTGAACGCGCCGCCTCGAAGGGCAAATTCATCATCGCCGCCGCCGGCAACGACGGCCGCGACAATAGCGTGAACTATCCCGCGCGATGGCGCGACACTATCGCAGTAGCCGCCGTGAATCGCGACGGCCAAGTGACACGTTTCTCCTCGCGTGGCCCGGAGGTTGATATCGCCGCCCCGGGTGAAGACATCCTCTCCACTTGGCTGCACGGCGGCTACGCAAAACTCTCCGGCACCAGCATGGCGACGCCGTTTGTCTCTGGCGTGGTGGCGCTCGCAGTCTCTTTGCATCGCAATTTGCAGCGCCCCGAAACGCCGCTTCGCAACGTCGCCGACCTGCGCGAGCAGCTTCGACGCACCGCCACCGATGCCGGCGCCACCGGTCAAGATCCAAGCTACGGCTGGGGCCTAATCAACCCCGATGCGCTGCTGCAAGCCGAAGAGGCGACTGCACCGCCAGCGCCGCCAGCCGATGCGCCGGAAATCTCGGTGCCGGGAGTCTGGATCTGGATCCCCGGAGGCAAAGTTCGCTCTTAA
- a CDS encoding transcriptional regulator, with translation MNPTSRFDQLPADELPADVIALCKGIDLLPSQHRGQLGPAIERVIESTKRRRRILNLVQDALSQLRLDMKYLMFDLEATRRERDEFRKQLDGI, from the coding sequence ATGAATCCCACCAGCCGCTTCGACCAACTTCCGGCCGATGAACTTCCGGCCGATGTCATCGCCCTTTGCAAAGGCATCGACTTACTACCATCGCAGCATCGCGGCCAGCTTGGCCCGGCCATTGAACGAGTGATTGAAAGCACCAAACGTCGCCGTCGCATTCTAAACCTGGTGCAAGACGCGCTCAGCCAATTGCGACTGGACATGAAATACCTGATGTTCGACTTAGAGGCCACCCGCCGAGAACGCGATGAATTTCGCAAGCAATTGGACGGAATTTGA
- a CDS encoding serine/threonine protein kinase: protein MSEWTSEQIAQAALDRDLVTQRQLSDVWNELGTGHDVDPEQFKQCLLRRELLTNYQLEKLLKGDRGGYYYGDYKVLYLVGRGTFARVYRATHRHTGQMRAIKVLRSQFFKEKKDRDNFMREGEMGKALRHPNIVSLLEAVELPHCCYLVMEFIEGQNLREFLKRRGHFDPIEATRIAIDICRGLDYAFQRGVTHRDLKSSNVLVSSLGQAKLVDFGLAGFDEDEKSENARTIDYAALERATGVRKDDTRSDIFFLGCIYYQMLCGRTALEETRDRSVRLSRTRLESIVPITELKPYLPAEIVAVVNKAIKLDPESRHQTPSEMLGELLAIASHAPAPGRNGEDQKASAAPAKQRTLLIIEQNPQLLENLRSQFKHKGYRVLASADPQRPAGLFTDTNRPADCVLFSASSLGEESLEAFNAFAELPQTKSVPAVLLLGPKQQGWTSRAKTDDIRAIATAPIKMKELLALFDKLSGST, encoded by the coding sequence ATGTCGGAATGGACCTCGGAACAAATCGCTCAAGCCGCGCTCGACCGCGACCTTGTCACCCAGCGCCAACTCAGCGACGTCTGGAATGAATTGGGAACAGGTCACGACGTCGATCCCGAGCAATTCAAGCAGTGTCTGCTGCGCCGCGAACTGCTCACCAATTACCAACTCGAAAAGCTGCTCAAAGGGGACCGCGGGGGATACTACTACGGCGATTATAAAGTGCTGTATCTCGTCGGCCGCGGCACGTTTGCTCGGGTCTATCGCGCCACCCATCGCCACACGGGCCAGATGCGGGCGATTAAGGTGTTGCGTAGCCAGTTCTTCAAGGAAAAAAAGGATCGCGACAATTTCATGCGTGAAGGCGAAATGGGCAAGGCCCTCCGCCATCCAAACATCGTCAGTCTGCTGGAAGCGGTCGAGTTGCCGCACTGCTGTTATCTGGTGATGGAATTCATCGAAGGCCAGAACCTGCGCGAATTTCTCAAGCGCCGCGGGCACTTCGATCCGATCGAGGCCACGCGGATCGCGATCGATATTTGTCGCGGTCTCGATTACGCCTTTCAGCGCGGCGTGACTCACCGCGACTTGAAGTCCTCCAACGTGCTCGTCTCCAGCCTCGGCCAAGCGAAACTGGTGGATTTCGGCCTGGCGGGCTTCGACGAAGACGAAAAATCGGAAAACGCGCGAACCATCGACTATGCCGCGCTCGAACGCGCCACTGGTGTGCGCAAAGACGACACCCGCAGCGACATTTTCTTCCTCGGCTGCATTTATTACCAAATGCTCTGCGGCCGAACCGCGCTCGAGGAAACTCGCGACCGATCGGTCCGCTTGAGCCGCACGCGACTGGAATCGATCGTTCCCATTACGGAGCTGAAGCCCTATTTGCCTGCCGAGATTGTCGCGGTCGTCAATAAGGCGATCAAGCTCGATCCGGAATCGCGCCATCAAACTCCTTCCGAAATGCTGGGAGAATTGCTGGCCATCGCTTCCCATGCGCCGGCGCCAGGCCGCAACGGCGAGGACCAGAAAGCATCGGCAGCGCCCGCCAAGCAGCGGACGCTGCTAATTATCGAGCAAAATCCGCAATTGCTCGAAAACCTTCGCAGTCAATTTAAGCACAAGGGCTATCGTGTGCTGGCAAGCGCCGATCCCCAACGTCCGGCCGGACTGTTTACGGACACGAACCGTCCGGCCGATTGCGTGCTGTTCAGTGCATCCAGCCTCGGCGAAGAGTCGCTGGAAGCCTTTAACGCGTTCGCGGAACTGCCGCAAACCAAGTCGGTGCCAGCCGTGTTGTTGCTCGGTCCAAAGCAGCAAGGCTGGACCAGTCGCGCGAAAACCGACGACATTCGCGCCATCGCCACAGCGCCGATCAAGATGAAAGAACTTCTCGCGCTGTTTGATAAGCTCTCCGGCAGTACGTAG